Proteins encoded in a region of the Podospora pseudopauciseta strain CBS 411.78 chromosome 6, whole genome shotgun sequence genome:
- a CDS encoding hypothetical protein (COG:S; EggNog:ENOG503P4WK), with amino-acid sequence MGMVQSDSLRRTQSYRVLKSQPAESIAPRFLERGLAADANVFPAPLSISTTRVPEEPVAYLRVVGLEFLKASATFYSAIGRPSRTGFKLLEDVLAPGDRGKAERIDRQTKEEQRNREMGLPAMTTVDEQAHFAQRLGFGADDIARYQTDWRVEHLTFEGEDGQHRQFPTRFGLVKEDSVWFVVLILQIQPPRPYQYPTPSPNPRDNTYPYQPTPLSFSQPTPMSATFDPRQSRLGEPSPYGARQSMAIGAPPPSIMTGRSPGLPSGYVPSPNRPSYPETSSSYQVPRSEIHPPSSRPPQMQGYQLPPLNLGPSTGPSQPQPQERQPRGDRPRVDIGGLLDHPGHPRDPPPPQQ; translated from the coding sequence ATGGGTATGGTTCAAAGTGACAGTCTCCGACGCACTCAGTCGTATCGCGTGCTGAAATCTCAGCCAGCCGAATCAATCGCACCGAGATTCCTCGAACGAGGTTTGGCAGCTGATGCAAACGTTTTTCCAGCTCCCCTATCGATATCGACAACGAGGGTTCCCGAAGAACCAGTGGCATACTTGAGGGTTGTTGGCCTGGAGTTTTTGAAGGCATCGGCAACCTTCTACAGCGCCATAGGACGGCCGTCGAGAACGGGTTTCAAACTGCTGGAGGATGTACTTGCACCCGGTGATCGCGGCAAGGCCGAGAGAATTGACCGACAGACAAAGGAGGAGCAACGGAACAGAGAGATGGGACTGCCGGCCATGACGACCGTCGATGAGCAAGCCCACTTTGCTCAAAGACTCGGGTTCGGCGCAGATGACATTGCAAGATACCAGACAGACTGGAGGGTGGAGCATCTTACctttgagggagaagatggtcAGCATCGACAATTTCCAACTCGATTTGGGCTGGTGAAGGAAGATTCGGTTTGGTTTGTCGTACTAATCCTCCAGATCCAGCCACCTAGACCATATCAGTACCCGACGCCCTCGCCGAACCCAAGAGACAACACATATCCTTATCAGCCCACGCCCCTGTCGTTTTCCCAGCCCACGCCCATGTCAGCGACGTTCGATCCGAGGCAATCAAGGCTTGGAGAGCCTTCGCCCTACGGAGCGAGGCAGTCGATGGCCATTGGAGCCCCGCCACCATCGATAATGACGGGAAGGAGCCCTGGCCTTCCCTCAGGTTACGTCCCATCTCCAAACAGGCCGAGCTACCCAGAAACGTCATCCTCCTACCAGGTACCCAGAAGCGAGATTCATCCTCCATCAAGTCGGCCGCCTCAGATGCAAGGGTACCAGCTTCCACCGTTGAACCTTGGGCCTTCCACGGGTCCTTCCCAACCGCAGCCACAAGAGAGGCAGCCTCGAGGAGATCGACCACGAGTTGATATTGGCGGTCTCCTTGATCACCCGGGTCACCCCAGggatccaccaccaccacaacaatgA
- a CDS encoding hypothetical protein (COG:S; EggNog:ENOG503PU71) encodes MQRSHPGDDSWTPLGQRRGISDLARSALSLDLHWVRADTESAARQRSYPSPPMSGSPSIPPKLSQEAAERAQGGYQPITQDVYRGIPTSQGHERAQASNIAGPSRQFLTDPPERTAYSFPPQQSERPAPQPLTYSHLSSQIGGQPGPAYLPIPGTGSAVGPSGQLAASQTYPSALHSQLQDPLQHSSAKARKTKGHVASACVPCKKAHLRCDRRYPEPFRPD; translated from the exons atgcAGCGCAGCCATCCAGGTGACGACTCCTGGACACCTCTCGGCCAACGCCGAGGGATATCAGACCTGGCGCGATCCGCCTTGAGTCTCGACTTGCACTGGGTCAGGGCAGACACTGAAAGTGCTGCTCGTCAGAGGAGctatccctctccccccatgTCAGGATCTCCATCGATCCCCCCTAAACTCAGCCAGGAGGCAGCCGAACGGGCGCAGGGAGGCTATCAGCCCATCACGCAGGATGTTTACCGTGGAATCCCAACATCACAAGGTCACGAAAGGGCGCAGGCGAGCAACATAGCAGGACCTTCTCGGCAGTTCCTCACCGATCCACCAGAACGAACCGCATATTCTTTCCCTCCACAGCAATCTGAGAGACCGGCACCTCAGCCTCTTACTTACTCCCATTTGTCCAGCCAGATCGGTGGACAACCAGGGCCGGCATATCTCCCAATCCCAGGCACAGGCAGTGCAGTTGGGCCATCGGGACAGCTGGCAGCTTCCCAAACCTATCCTTCAGCACTTCACTCACAGCTGCAAGATCCTCTTCAACATAGCTCTGCAAAGGCGAGGAAGACCAAGGGGCATGTGGCATCCGCATGTGTGCCGTGCAAGAAAGCCCACCTTCG ATGTGACCGTAGGTACCCAGAGCCCTTTCGCCCCGATTGA